aatacttagcttcaaagaatgcatttaaatactcatgcaatgaagtcaatttaattaaaaaaaattagaattatgcatggcttatacgcagtctaattacgggttctacacctctcccccccttaaagaaatttcgtcctcgaaattagaactcaccaaataactcggggtaccgactcctcatttctggctcagactcccacgtagcttcctcctctgaatggttgagccatttgactttgactcgcttaaccaacttgttccgcagcttcttctcctgtctgtctaagatctgcactggtctctcctcataagacaggttcggggtaagctgcaacggctcaaagttcagcacatgcgaaggattcgccatgtactttctcagcatggagacgtggaacacattgtgtactccggccagattcggcggaagagcaacacgataagctagcgtcccaactctgtcaaggatttcaaagggtccaatgaatctcggactgagcttccctttcttcccaaatctcatgacacccttcataggtgccaccttcacgaaaacatggtcgccgactgcgaactctagatctctcctcctctgatctgcataactcttctgtcgactctgagcagtcctcatcctatcgcggatctgggctactacatcaacagtctgctgaataatctctggacccaattctgctctctctcctacttcatcccaatgaacaggagatctacacttgcggccatacagagcttcatacggagccataccaatagatgactggaagctgttgttataggtgaactccaccaatggcaacttcgactcccaactccctgagaagtcaatcacacaagcacggagaagatcctctaaaatctgaataactcgttctgactgaccatctgtctgaggatggaaagctgtgctaaacagcaacttcgtacccatagtcgaatgcaaactcttccaaaaagaggaagtgaatctggggtctctgtcagatactatcgaaacgggaataccatggagtcggactatctcccggatgtacaactccgcatactgaatcatggtgaaagtcgtcttaataggcaagaagtgcgctgatttggtaagacgatctacaatcacccagatggcatttgatcctctgactgacttcggcaaaccggtcacgaagtccatggtaacattctcccacttccactcgggaatgggaagaggcttgagcaaccctgctggtctctgatgctctgctttcactaactgacaagtcagacactcagatacaaaacgtctgatgtctttcttcatccctggccaccaatacaatagctgcagatccttgtacatcttcgtactcccagggtgaatggagtacggcgacatatgggcctctgataagatgtctgctcggatagaatcactgctaggaacccatatcctgtctcggtatctcacaataccgtcgctgactgtatacaagacactgcccttggcttcatccctCTTCTTCCACTGTGCCaattgctcatctgctgactgaccattgcgaatacggtcaagaagagaggactgaatggtcaaggtagatagacggggaactctaccttgaggatatgactctagattaaacctctgcatctcaagctgaagaggtctctgaatcgtcaaatgagccattactgcgacttttctgctcaatgcatctgcaactacattagctttacccgggtggtagctaatgtcacagtcgtaatccttcacaagctccaaccaacgcctctgacgcatgttcagctccttctgcgtaaagaaatacttgaggctcttatggtcggtaaagatctggcacttctctccatacagataatgcctccaaatcttcaaggcaaaaactactgcggccaactctagatcatgggtagggtaattcttctcgtggattttcaactgtcgagaagcatacgctatcactttcccatgctgcatcaatactgcgcctaaaccgagcttcgaagcatcggtataaaggacaaactcgccgggccctgacggcatggccaacactggtgctgagataagagcttgcttcaaggtatcgaagctcttctgacactcctcgctccacaagaatttagcattcttcttggtcaaagaTGTGAGTGGgacggcaatagaggagaatcccttaatgaacttcctgtaatatcctgctagcccaagaaaactgcggacctctgatgcattctgcggcacaacccaatctctgactgcggcaactttcgctgggtctacctcaataccactgctagaaacaatgtggcctaagaacgccaccttctctaaccagaattcgcacttactgaactttgcgaataatttgtgcttctgcaaggtctgtaaaactgtggtcagatgcCTCCTGTGCTCCTCTTgactcttggagtagacgagaatgtcgtctatgaacactatcacaaactggtcaagatacggctgaaatacgcgattcatgagatccatgaagatcgctggcgcattcgtcagaccGAACGNTTCTTCTCGTggattttcaactgtcgagaagcatacgctatcactttcccatgctgcatcaatactgcgcctaaaccgagcttcgaagcatcggtataaaggacaaactcgccgggccctgacggcatggccaacactggtgctgagataagagcttgcttcaaggtatcgaagctcttctgacactcctcgctccacaagaatttagcattcttcttggtcaaagaTGTGAGTGGgacggcaatagaggagaatcccttaatgaacttcctgtaatatcctgctagcccaagaaaactgcggacctctgatgcattctgcggcacaacccaatctctgactgcggcaactttcgctgggtctacctcaataccactgctagaaacaatgtggcctaagaacgccaccttctctaaccagaattcgcacttactgaactttgcgaataatttgtgcttctgcaaggtctgtaaaactgtggtcagatgcctgctgtgctcctcttgactcttggagtagacgagaatgtcgtctatgaacactatcacaaactggtcaagatacggctgaaatacgcgattcatgagatccatgaagatcgctggcgcattcgtcagaccgaacggcatcacaaggaactcgtagtgaccataacgagtcctgaaagcagtcttggaaacatcagcatctctcaccctcaactggtgataaccggagcgcagatcaatcttggagaaaatcgaagctccctgtaactggtcaaacagatcctcaatcctcggaagtgggtatttgttcttcactgtaaccctgttcaactcccggtagtcaatgcatagtctcatagagccatccttcttcttaacaaacaagactggcgcgccccaaggtgaaaaactagggcgaatgaactccttgtcaagaagttcctgaatctgcttcttaagctctgccatctctgtcggtgcaagtcggtacggtgcttttgagatcggagccgtacctggcataagctcaatggaaaattccacctctctctcaggtggcataccagagacgtcttcaggaaaaacgtctaagaaatctctgacaatcgggacatctgaggctgactggctgggtgcctcggggacagataaaAAGGTTGCtagaaatgcccgacaccctctatgcacgagcttcctagcctgaacataaggaATAATACGCGGtagaggaaagtacctgtctggctcaaataagaactgctccatTCCTGGCGGTCGAacaagaacagatctccgctggaagtctatcaacaccctgttccgcaatagccagtccatccctaggatgatgtcaaattctggcatcggtagcacgataagatccgcatacacaagatttccatgcagctcaaggtctatatctctgatcacattagtagctgccatctcctcgcctgaCGGCAACACTACTGAAAAGGCTGtgtctagcccaatggtcttgatcttaagaaagttcgcaaagacctccgaaataaacgagtgagtggcccctgaatctatcaaggccttggtagcggaaccagatataaaaattcttcctgaaagatcggaactctaagttgaatCCAATAGCTACAAGaattaaacttatagacatgcaaagatcaaagttcttctagcttaaattctcaaaataatattgagtagagcatgcaatcctatatcAGTTTCTAAGTTCAAGATCTTAATTCTGGTTcccatttgagttttctagtttgagttatcattattttactaacacgtagaaaacctgaaaataaaacatatttagtaagacatttaaatataaacaaacaatactaaaataacataattttataattttaaagaaacttaaattttaaaatataggttttaacatataataaattattaattttaagtttcatcacaaatctaaaggcgttatattgagGGAACCAGTGGACATCACTTATTCTGGTTTTGATATTCCTCATATTCTCACAACTGAAATAGGAAAAGGCAAGCTAATTGAAGAGCCAAAgccatctaatgccatccaaactcacattgacctggtttgggaacaggtcaatgcatttgccacagcgaaactaaaatcttttgatagttggaagaagttcaggactgagatttttgccaaagagctgaagcgcaaatcccaactgaaaaagtttattaaacttgaagatattgtgttgaaaatagtcaaagctgctacgattgcccaggcattggagaagcaaaaatatttctttgatcagattcaagtcaaaaagctgactaaaatggttgaagagctgaaatccaactacaatcccgtaGGTCCAACTGCCTATTATGATAGATctgtgttcacccaactggacacagatcttagtggcctacaaatggaaatcagattttgggaacaggatcaggaattggttctccttgaaaaatcctcccgttcaaaagcaaaagaagatacactttcctcccagcagaaagagccatctccacaaccagttgctgaaaaacctgttcaggatgtgccacaatcatctgctgttgaacatcagatgtactctgaagctgagctgacttttgccaacattgatgaaattattcaagcagtggcgaaagaatctcttatgagtgaacccatctctgaagaagttgatcactcaactgatcaaatcgctcaagaGGTTCCTATCTCAATAGAAGTACCAGTTCAGTCTGTTGTTGCTGAAATAGAAGATCAAGCAGTGGTGGCTAGCTcatcaccaaatcaacagattgctgaaaaacttccaactgatgagccagCTCAAATCACAACagattttcaagaagatgcatcagctcatgatcaatcaactgaagatCCTGCAGTCTCTCCTATTCAGCAGAAAAGTATCTctgctgatcatcatcaatcttcacctcctacagtccaagtggcagtaactgaaacagatgttccagcacagactgtttctgaaacgatgatatctgataagaccatggtggtctttgatcaagtcacAACAGAACCAGGAACATCTTGTCAGTCTCcgcctcatttttctacagattttgataaagttttggaagatattaaggaaattcagcagaaaatgaatgaaatgatcaatcatgtatacaagatccagcatactgaattagagcattctctgaaactggaacattctgaaaaattcaactatcagaaactgacgacaattcaagatgctttaacatctctctctcgCACAGTGGATGATATTCAGAAGAATAGAGGAttggttaagagtctctcagtgactcaagactctatcagcaaaagagttgatgctgtggagacacttgtatcaagaaagatagatttACTTCAAATCACTCtaacctctgctgttgaaaacgtatccaactctgtcaactttctatcaacagatgttcgaagattatccttgaagatggagctgtttgacaaaaagggggaagagatcaaagagattctagaacaacagaagaaatcttTTCGTTGAAGAAATTCTCTACAAGTCTATCTATCTTGTATTtgtgtggattattattcagctgatcaagatcaacctcttattttatctacaatgttttcagatgatcagttattattcacttagttttgtcaaacaccataaagggggaaattgttggaaacgaaattccggcgtttgacaaaatatgaaattctggagtttgacaaactgatcaaccaactgatacgcgcaattatactcagcaactggacttaacaactgaaatcagcagatctaaactgatcagttggaaaccgatcagttgatatattcagccgtatgttTCCTTCAACTAAaaatgtctcgggaaagaacattcaaccgccAAAGAGACAAAGCAGATTGCAATTGAATATGAAAcaccgcacttcaatcaatacagcatagaacaacgcatttcggctaaagcaattaagacgccgcattacaataaatgaagcaaacaatgcccaagaaatgatgaagtggcaatcaacggatacaaagatgcaaacatatctcaagttaccgttagaagggaagcttataaatatgacagaagaacagctgaaaaaggaggacacagatcactctattcaaagcttgctgttactctgtcaaaatctcagctcacccttacttgatttatttgtAGCATTCAAGGATACAATccgagctcactagcacttcgtaataatcgttaaattcgatagtgctaagatcagttacgcactgagaacattttgtaatactaagagtttcagtttttggcagtgataagtccaaactgaagtgggtcagtacaaatcttgtattcgatcaaagtcttttagtggaaatcatatccttgagatagaaggggtgacgtaggagtaattgaaatctccgaacatccagaaacaatccttgtgtattttatttcagttttgtattctatctttcagtcagttaatttccgcaactacttcagtttaactgattgtcattgaccagcaagattccgagaatcagtttctcaccaaactgaactcaaaactcgaaaagatcagttttaattgtgagtgtttattcaaccccccttctaaacactcttgttacgttaatcgatcctatcaacgTATgtgctactttaaaatgcatgtggttttattatgtattacttgctattctcagtttataaatgtttagtctttagactcactagacttgatcgatgcaggtgaggacgggttcgaggagacgagaggtggggaccagtgagttggctcggactgtGCGGAGGCCTAACCCAAGGATCGCTtaagttttcaagaattttatgcatgttaaattcatttactctgattttgaTGAAATTACTTCACGTCGTTTAAATTTTGTAAGCTCGTGTTGATTGTGACATTGATGTCACGGAAATAGTTTGTACtcgtttatatttcaaatatttagtcaagcattttatttatattgcattttgaaacatttttacttatttaagaaaaatttttatttttcgcaaattttacgTAGTTTTAAAGTACGGTGGTACGTCACATCAATGATACATTGAAAGCTTGTGCGTTAAACTTCAGCTCACACTGGAGTGATCACCTAACTCTGGTAGAATTTTTCTACAATAATACCTTCCATAGTTGTTTGGGTATGACACCGTATGGAAGAAAATACCGATcacctctgtattgggatgaagtgggagGGCATCACTAGACCTGAACTCGTTCAAACTATTGTGGACAAAGTTAAAACAATCAGGCAACGACTCAAGGCATCCCAAGATTATCAATTAGCTTTACCACCCAACCTATCTAGAATTCACAATGTTTTCATGTGacaattaagaaaatatatagCCGATACTTGTCACGTACGGGAATAATAGGCACTTTTTTCTCTACCCGAAGCCGACGAATCCAGATCCACCCCACCCCTAAATGTAAAAACACTCACCAAGCATTATGGGGTTCCTGAAAAGAATTCACCAACCATATGGGCCAAAACGACATTACTTAAATTTACAAGGActgttttgatattttcatctTAATCTGCGGGAGAAATAACAGCGGTAGAGCAAACAGTGAAATATCAACGATGGCGTGGAGAGGGCAGCTTTCGCGAAATCTCAAGGAGCTTCGTATCCTTTTCTCTCCTGCTTCTTCTTCAAGCTCCACTACTAGGTTTTCcttgcatttttattttttcgtttGCTATTTGTATAACTCNTTGTTTTCAGAGCGTTTATTGAGAATAATTACAAGGATCTGAAGACTAAAAACCCGAAGCTTCCGATTTTGATCCGTGAGGCCTCGGGCATCGAGCCGCAGCTTTGGGCGAGATATGGTATGTATGCATTTTCAGATCTATTGGGTTTTGTTTCTTGTTGGTGAAAAAGTTGTactatttttca
This genomic window from Primulina huaijiensis isolate GDHJ02 chromosome 7, ASM1229523v2, whole genome shotgun sequence contains:
- the LOC140980211 gene encoding NADH dehydrogenase [ubiquinone] 1 alpha subcomplex subunit 2, with product MAWRGQLSRNLKELRILFSPASSSSSTTRAFIENNYKDLKTKNPKLPILIREASGIEPQLWARYDFGVERGIHLEGLNEEQISKALEDLAEGP